The proteins below come from a single Candidatus Palauibacter polyketidifaciens genomic window:
- the coxB gene encoding cytochrome c oxidase subunit II, producing MRRRAIAALVLFLGVLVSQGCGGEYPQSTLHPSSDSATLIDQLFDQIFWWAVGVFVVVGGVLIYVFVRFRERPGDGRPKQVHGHLLLEVGWTLAPALILVAIAIPTMRAIFIIDRSTPDPEALVVEVIGKQWWWEFRYPELGIVTANEAHVPLGRTVDLRLRSADVMHSFWVPRLAGKRDLVPGIENQLWFRPDSVGVYHGQCAEFCGTAHALMGMRLIVDEPEDFERWARANAEPASTPADAEARAGQGVFMANACVSCHAVRGTPAAGQFGPDLTHFGSRLTIASGVLENTPGNLARWLDSTQHVKPGNPMPEVELSDAQIRQLVAYLGSLR from the coding sequence TTGAGACGACGCGCGATCGCAGCGCTCGTGCTATTCCTAGGGGTGCTGGTCAGCCAGGGTTGCGGCGGCGAATATCCGCAATCCACGCTGCACCCCAGTTCGGATTCCGCCACGCTCATCGACCAGCTCTTCGACCAGATCTTCTGGTGGGCGGTCGGCGTGTTCGTCGTGGTGGGGGGCGTCCTCATCTACGTGTTCGTGCGTTTTCGGGAGCGCCCGGGGGACGGGCGGCCGAAACAGGTCCACGGCCACCTTCTCCTTGAAGTCGGCTGGACGCTGGCCCCGGCGCTCATCCTCGTGGCCATCGCGATCCCGACCATGCGCGCGATCTTCATCATCGACCGGTCGACGCCGGATCCGGAAGCGCTCGTCGTCGAGGTCATCGGCAAGCAGTGGTGGTGGGAATTCCGTTATCCGGAACTCGGCATCGTGACGGCGAACGAGGCGCACGTTCCGCTGGGCCGCACCGTCGACCTGCGGCTCCGCTCCGCGGACGTCATGCATTCGTTCTGGGTTCCGCGCCTGGCCGGAAAGCGGGACCTTGTGCCGGGCATCGAAAACCAACTCTGGTTCCGGCCGGATTCGGTCGGCGTGTACCACGGACAGTGCGCCGAGTTCTGCGGCACGGCGCACGCCCTCATGGGGATGCGCCTGATCGTGGACGAACCGGAGGACTTCGAGCGCTGGGCCCGGGCGAACGCGGAGCCGGCTTCGACGCCTGCGGACGCGGAGGCGCGGGCGGGGCAGGGCGTGTTCATGGCGAACGCGTGCGTGAGCTGTCACGCGGTGAGAGGGACGCCGGCGGCGGGGCAGTTCGGCCCCGATCTCACGCACTTCGGGAGCCGGCTCACGATCGCCTCGGGCGTGCTTGAGAACACGCCCGGGAACCTGGCGCGCTGGCTGGATTCCACCCAGCACGTGAAACCCGGGAATCCGATGCCCGAGGTCGAGTTGAGCGACGCGCAGATCCGGCAGCTCGTCGCCTATCTCGGCTCGCTCCGCTAG
- the ctaD gene encoding cytochrome c oxidase subunit I yields MTDAHPTGIWSWLTTVDHKRIAIMYFVVGFAFLLVAGFEGQLIRLQLAAPERSFLDPDLYNQLFTMHGTTMVFFAGMPLVVAFFNFVVPLQIGARDVAFPRLNAFSFWVFLFGGLFLYASVPLRMMPDGGWFAYMPLTNREYSPGLGIDFYVLSLLISGVGSIAGGLNFLVTILNMRAPGMTFMRMPLFTWMALIVSALILLAFPPFTVGLIFMLFDRSFGTHFFDAAAGADPILWQHLFWVFGHPEVYILILPAFGIVSDVIPTFSRKILFGYPVVVFSGVLIAFLGFGVWVHHMFSVGLGPVVNAVFGGTTMLIAIPTGIKIFNWIATMWGGRLRFRTAMLYAAGLVATFTIGGLSGVMHSSPPADLQQTDTYFVVAHFHYVLIGGTVFGLFCGFYYWFPKATGRMLHEGLGKAHFWLTFLALNVTFFPMHFSGLLGMPRRTYTYADGLGLDVFNLISTIGAFIFTLSFVPLVWNLWRTWRRGEAAGRNPWDASTLEWTTASPPPHYNFAEIPTVDRRDPLWHPYIEPESRVEGDEPGGAMPRRQPDEPPEPVVMPNPSYWPLVLAVGMLLMTIGALGSLGLTLFGLFVTAVGLFAWAFEPPFGEVAH; encoded by the coding sequence ATGACCGACGCGCATCCCACCGGGATCTGGAGCTGGCTGACGACGGTCGACCACAAGCGGATCGCGATCATGTACTTCGTGGTCGGGTTCGCCTTCCTGCTCGTCGCGGGCTTCGAGGGACAACTCATCCGGCTCCAGCTCGCGGCCCCCGAGCGCAGTTTCCTCGATCCGGACCTCTACAACCAGCTGTTCACGATGCACGGCACGACGATGGTGTTCTTCGCCGGCATGCCGCTCGTCGTCGCCTTCTTCAACTTCGTCGTGCCCCTGCAGATCGGGGCGCGCGATGTCGCCTTTCCGCGCCTGAACGCGTTCTCCTTCTGGGTCTTCCTCTTCGGCGGCCTCTTCCTCTATGCGAGCGTCCCCCTCCGGATGATGCCCGACGGGGGCTGGTTTGCGTACATGCCGCTGACGAACCGCGAGTATTCGCCGGGTCTCGGCATCGACTTCTACGTCCTCTCGCTCCTGATCTCCGGCGTGGGGTCGATCGCGGGCGGGCTGAACTTCCTCGTCACGATCCTCAACATGAGGGCGCCGGGGATGACGTTCATGAGGATGCCGCTCTTCACCTGGATGGCGCTCATCGTCTCCGCGCTCATCCTGCTCGCCTTCCCGCCCTTCACGGTCGGCCTGATCTTCATGCTCTTCGACCGCAGCTTCGGGACGCACTTCTTCGACGCGGCGGCGGGCGCGGACCCCATCCTCTGGCAGCACCTGTTCTGGGTCTTCGGCCACCCCGAGGTCTACATCCTCATCCTGCCGGCCTTCGGCATCGTATCCGACGTGATCCCGACGTTCTCCAGGAAGATCCTGTTCGGGTATCCCGTCGTCGTCTTCTCGGGCGTGCTCATCGCCTTCCTCGGCTTCGGCGTCTGGGTCCACCACATGTTCTCGGTCGGACTCGGGCCCGTCGTGAACGCGGTCTTCGGCGGGACGACGATGCTCATCGCGATTCCAACGGGGATCAAGATCTTCAACTGGATCGCGACGATGTGGGGGGGGCGTCTGCGCTTCCGAACGGCGATGCTCTACGCGGCCGGACTTGTGGCGACGTTCACGATCGGCGGCCTGAGCGGCGTCATGCACAGTTCGCCGCCGGCGGACCTGCAGCAGACGGATACGTACTTCGTCGTGGCGCACTTCCACTACGTGCTCATCGGCGGCACCGTCTTCGGCCTCTTCTGCGGCTTCTACTACTGGTTCCCGAAGGCGACGGGACGGATGCTGCACGAGGGCCTGGGGAAGGCCCACTTCTGGCTCACTTTCCTCGCGCTGAACGTGACCTTCTTCCCCATGCACTTCTCGGGGCTCCTCGGGATGCCGAGGCGCACCTACACGTACGCGGACGGGCTCGGGCTGGACGTCTTCAATCTGATCTCGACGATCGGGGCTTTCATCTTCACGCTCTCCTTCGTGCCGTTGGTCTGGAATCTGTGGCGCACGTGGCGGCGCGGGGAGGCGGCCGGACGCAACCCGTGGGACGCGTCGACGCTCGAATGGACGACGGCCTCGCCGCCGCCGCACTACAACTTCGCGGAGATCCCGACGGTCGACCGACGGGATCCGCTCTGGCATCCCTACATCGAACCGGAGTCCCGGGTGGAGGGGGATGAACCCGGGGGCGCCATGCCGCGGCGGCAGCCGGACGAGCCGCCGGAGCCGGTGGTCATGCCGAATCCGTCGTACTGGCCGCTCGTACTCGCCGTCGGGATGCTCCTCATGACGATCGGCGCGCTCGGATCGCTCGGGCTCACGCTCTTCGGTCTGTTCGTGACGGCGGTGGGGCTCTTCGCGTGGGCCTTCGAGCCCCCGTTCGGCGAGGTGGCCCACTGA
- a CDS encoding cytochrome c oxidase subunit 3, whose product MEGPTSTGIPNRKLAMWTFIGSECMLFGTLIATYMIYRGRNLVPPYPHDLLNIPFITVTTFVLLMSSLMMVLALAAVQRNDLRATKLWLGLTALFGLIFLGGQYYEFSHFVHEGLPLSRNLFSSTFFVLTGTHGAHVAGGVIWLSTLLVRTVNGKLDARHAETVEIAGLYWHFVDVVWIILFTLIYLLV is encoded by the coding sequence ATGGAGGGGCCGACCTCGACGGGAATCCCGAACCGCAAGCTCGCGATGTGGACCTTCATCGGGTCCGAGTGCATGCTCTTCGGCACGCTGATCGCCACGTACATGATCTATCGCGGTCGGAACCTCGTGCCGCCCTATCCGCACGACCTCCTGAACATCCCGTTCATCACCGTCACGACCTTCGTGCTCCTGATGAGCAGCCTCATGATGGTGCTCGCGCTCGCGGCGGTGCAGAGAAACGACCTGCGGGCGACGAAGCTGTGGCTCGGCCTGACGGCGCTATTCGGCCTGATCTTCCTCGGCGGCCAGTACTACGAGTTCAGCCACTTCGTTCACGAGGGGCTGCCGCTGTCGAGGAACCTCTTCTCGTCGACCTTCTTCGTCCTGACGGGAACGCACGGGGCCCACGTCGCTGGAGGCGTGATCTGGCTGAGCACGCTCCTCGTGAGGACGGTGAACGGGAAGCTCGACGCCCGCCATGCGGAGACGGTGGAGATCGCCGGTCTCTACTGGCACTTCGTGGACGTCGTGTGGATTATCCTCTTCACCCTCATCTACCTGCTGGTGTGA
- a CDS encoding cytochrome C oxidase subunit IV family protein, which translates to MSRHSAESHPSTRLYVAIAVILAALTALEVMVFYIEALAPVLIPILLVMMAAKFALVAMFFMHLKSDGPVLTAIFAWGVFIATAVVVGLMAIFGKFGA; encoded by the coding sequence GTGAGTCGCCACTCCGCCGAATCGCACCCGAGCACGCGCCTCTACGTCGCCATCGCGGTGATCCTCGCCGCGCTGACGGCGCTCGAGGTGATGGTGTTCTACATCGAGGCGCTTGCCCCCGTGCTCATTCCAATCCTCCTCGTGATGATGGCGGCGAAGTTCGCGCTCGTCGCGATGTTCTTCATGCACCTGAAATCCGACGGCCCCGTTCTTACGGCCATCTTCGCCTGGGGGGTCTTCATCGCCACGGCCGTCGTGGTCGGATTGATGGCGATCTTCGGCAAGTTCGGCGCCTGA
- a CDS encoding DUF4159 domain-containing protein, whose amino-acid sequence MKPCRRCRCNVPDATKICPHCRAPQRRGDRTPQMVLGFVAVAAAALAALGSCPSLAGQPPGGSLRTEPPTIARLRYDGGGDWYANPSSLDNLLEQIRSRTGIPVAGRPAEVGAADPDLADHPYLYATGHGNMSFTALEIERLRAYLYGGGFLHVDDNYGLDESFRREIARLFPDLPLAEVPLEHSIYRIFYEMPDGLPKIHEHDGNPAQGFGIFLDGRLAVYYSFESDLGDGWEDEGVHGDAPEVRESAIRMGVNLFLYALSATPAR is encoded by the coding sequence ATGAAGCCGTGCCGGCGCTGCCGGTGCAACGTGCCGGACGCGACGAAAATCTGTCCTCATTGCCGCGCCCCGCAGCGACGCGGCGACCGCACGCCGCAGATGGTGCTCGGATTCGTCGCGGTCGCCGCCGCCGCGTTGGCGGCGCTCGGGTCCTGTCCGAGCCTCGCCGGGCAGCCGCCGGGCGGGTCGCTGCGGACGGAGCCGCCGACAATCGCACGCCTGCGCTACGACGGCGGGGGCGACTGGTACGCGAACCCCTCGAGCCTCGACAACCTCCTCGAGCAGATCCGATCCCGGACGGGGATTCCGGTCGCCGGCCGGCCCGCGGAGGTGGGCGCCGCGGATCCCGACCTCGCCGACCACCCGTACCTGTACGCGACGGGACACGGGAACATGTCCTTCACGGCGCTCGAGATCGAACGGTTGCGCGCCTACCTGTACGGGGGCGGCTTCCTCCACGTGGACGACAACTACGGCCTGGACGAGTCCTTTCGCCGGGAGATTGCCCGCCTCTTCCCGGACCTTCCCCTCGCCGAAGTGCCGCTCGAGCACAGCATCTACCGGATCTTTTACGAGATGCCGGACGGCCTGCCCAAGATTCACGAGCACGACGGGAATCCCGCGCAGGGGTTCGGCATCTTCCTCGATGGCCGCCTCGCGGTCTACTACAGCTTCGAATCCGATCTGGGGGACGGCTGGGAAGACGAGGGAGTTCACGGGGACGCGCCCGAGGTGCGGGAATCCGCGATCAGGATGGGCGTGAACCTCTTCCTCTACGCGCTCTCCGCGACCCCCGCCCGCTGA
- a CDS encoding thiamine pyrophosphate-dependent dehydrogenase E1 component subunit alpha: MRRYSAYDPPEYVSWQPDPELLEEYRSRIRADDAREREIAALPPEAYIALYRGLLRFRLSDIALTRWVKQGVISKAWLGTGEEAVTVGAVNALDRRGSEGDIVGPMIRNQGANHEMGMPMAEVFRTYLGTADAPAEGRDLHLGDLRYGVCPPISMVATLSTVMNGFALAFRIRGEPRVALTWVGDGATKHGEAHEAFAFAASLGLPIVFIIQNNQVALGTRLDQHHVPPDFAAWGAAYGIPSESVDGNHVLEVYAATRVAAERCRRGEGPQLIEARTFRMGGHATHDVREARAIFSRELFRHWGRRDPIGLYEEYLAGIDLGVAGAGSLRDRNLRKLALVEREVEAEIEQAASEALASRESAAPRGETVTRGVYGGVSA; encoded by the coding sequence ATGCGTCGATACTCGGCCTACGACCCCCCTGAGTACGTCTCCTGGCAGCCGGACCCCGAACTCCTCGAGGAGTACAGGTCGCGCATCCGTGCGGACGACGCCCGCGAGCGAGAGATCGCCGCGCTCCCTCCCGAGGCGTACATCGCCCTGTATCGGGGACTCCTCCGCTTCCGCCTCAGCGATATCGCGCTCACGAGGTGGGTGAAGCAGGGCGTGATCTCGAAGGCGTGGCTCGGTACCGGAGAGGAAGCCGTAACGGTTGGGGCGGTGAACGCGCTCGACCGCCGCGGTTCCGAGGGGGACATCGTGGGTCCCATGATCCGCAACCAGGGGGCGAACCACGAGATGGGCATGCCGATGGCGGAGGTGTTCCGCACCTACCTCGGGACGGCGGACGCCCCCGCGGAGGGACGGGATCTGCACCTGGGGGATCTGCGCTACGGCGTGTGCCCGCCCATCAGCATGGTCGCCACGCTGTCGACGGTCATGAACGGGTTCGCCCTCGCGTTCCGGATTCGCGGAGAGCCCCGCGTGGCGCTGACCTGGGTCGGAGACGGCGCGACGAAACACGGCGAGGCGCACGAGGCGTTCGCCTTCGCGGCATCGCTCGGGCTGCCGATCGTTTTCATCATCCAGAACAACCAGGTGGCGCTGGGTACGCGGCTGGATCAGCACCACGTGCCGCCCGATTTCGCGGCTTGGGGCGCGGCGTACGGGATCCCTTCCGAATCGGTGGACGGGAACCATGTGCTCGAGGTCTACGCGGCAACGCGCGTGGCCGCCGAACGCTGCCGGCGGGGAGAGGGCCCGCAACTCATCGAAGCGCGTACCTTCCGCATGGGAGGGCACGCGACGCACGACGTGCGCGAGGCCCGGGCCATCTTTTCACGTGAGCTGTTCCGGCACTGGGGGCGGCGCGACCCGATCGGACTCTATGAAGAGTACCTGGCGGGGATCGACCTCGGAGTCGCCGGCGCCGGCAGCCTGCGAGACCGGAACCTCCGGAAGCTGGCATTGGTGGAGCGGGAAGTGGAGGCGGAAATCGAGCAGGCCGCAAGCGAGGCCCTGGCGAGCCGTGAGAGCGCGGCACCCCGCGGCGAAACGGTGACGCGCGGCGTGTACGGCGGGGTGTCGGCATGA
- the rnz gene encoding ribonuclease Z, with translation MLRLTFLGTASSRPTVSRNVSSLALKRGGRLFLLDCGEGTQRQMMRYGVGFSLDDILITHLHSDHYLGLAGLLRTMSLQGRNERLRIWTPHGTGETIRALRDLGGDRLAFDATVHELRAGEAVEGDGFRLEAFATEHTRRSLGYALIEDVRPGRFDVAAAREMGVPEGPLFGRLHRGESVDLEDGRRVHPAELVGPPRPGRKVVYTGDTRPSAETVRVSRDADVLVHEATFTEEERGRAQETGHSTAAAAARVAREAGVRRLVLTHISARYAERPAQLLEEARTVFPRAELARDGWSTDVSFADAEPGDPDP, from the coding sequence ATCCTCCGACTGACGTTTCTCGGAACGGCTTCCTCGCGGCCGACGGTGTCGCGGAACGTTTCGTCGCTCGCCCTGAAGCGCGGGGGGCGGTTGTTTCTTCTCGACTGCGGCGAGGGGACGCAACGGCAGATGATGCGGTACGGGGTGGGCTTTTCCCTCGACGACATCCTCATCACGCACCTTCACTCCGACCACTACCTGGGGCTCGCGGGCCTGCTCCGCACGATGAGCCTCCAGGGGCGCAATGAGCGGCTCCGGATCTGGACGCCGCACGGGACGGGCGAGACGATCCGCGCGCTCCGGGACCTGGGAGGGGATCGTCTGGCCTTCGACGCGACCGTGCACGAACTCCGGGCGGGCGAGGCGGTCGAAGGGGACGGTTTTCGGTTGGAGGCATTCGCGACCGAGCATACCCGGCGCTCGCTCGGATACGCCCTGATCGAGGATGTCCGTCCCGGAAGGTTCGATGTGGCGGCGGCCCGTGAAATGGGGGTCCCCGAGGGTCCGCTCTTCGGCCGTCTTCATCGCGGGGAGAGTGTGGATCTCGAGGACGGTCGGCGCGTCCACCCCGCGGAGCTCGTGGGTCCGCCGCGGCCGGGCAGGAAGGTCGTGTACACGGGGGACACGCGTCCCTCCGCCGAAACCGTCCGGGTCTCGCGCGACGCCGACGTCCTCGTGCATGAGGCGACGTTCACGGAGGAGGAACGGGGTCGGGCGCAGGAAACCGGCCACTCCACCGCCGCCGCCGCGGCCCGGGTCGCGCGCGAGGCGGGCGTGCGGCGGCTCGTTCTGACGCACATCAGCGCCCGCTACGCCGAGCGGCCGGCACAACTGCTCGAGGAGGCGCGCACCGTCTTCCCCCGGGCGGAACTCGCGCGCGACGGCTGGTCCACCGACGTCTCCTTCGCTGACGCGGAGCCCGGAGATCCGGACCCTTGA
- the aroA gene encoding 3-phosphoshikimate 1-carboxyvinyltransferase yields MRVPGDKSISHRAALIAPLASSASVVRGLSDGADVRASVRAMQRLGAAVECEEEEGRGLTIRCAGGGLDVTSAPRLDCGNSGTTARLLAGILAGSGVAAVLDGDPSLRSRPMRRVIYPLQAMGARVEYDGEPERLPVRFRGRATGTLRTLRHRGRVASAQVKSAILLAGVLARVRVEVSEPALSRDHTERMLAGMGVPLAFDAGRTGAGEVRFDPSDWEGALEGLRMTVPGDPSSAAFLIGAALLGGRTVRVADVAANPGRIGFLSVLEEMGAGVDRDPAPTEGGEPREAWTVHPPDDLRAFSIGGDLIPRVIDEIPLLAVLAARARGRSEIRDAAELRVKESDRLAVLARTLGKLGVVVEERPDGLTIQGRAGRLRGDVDAHGDHRIAMAFGVLDAAGDADLRIDDQACADVSYPDFWDALEPFRRGSRGGSLPRTGRVIAVDGPAASGKSSTARSVARRLGFVHVNSGLLYRAITWWALDRGIAEDEPSIEAAVPGLDVDLVPADDGFDVSVAGTRPGRGLESSEVTARVSAVSTLPAVRDVVLERLRRAGRRHEIVCEGRDIGTAVFPDAELKVFLVADVGERARRRLRQRAAPFTEDDLEREVRRIDARDRLDRSRPLSPLRRAPDAIEIDTTSMSPGRVVDAILELAASAFR; encoded by the coding sequence GTGCGCGTACCCGGGGACAAGTCGATCTCCCACCGCGCCGCGCTAATCGCGCCGCTCGCCTCGTCGGCCTCCGTCGTGCGCGGTCTCTCGGACGGCGCCGATGTGCGCGCCAGCGTGCGAGCGATGCAGCGGCTCGGTGCCGCCGTCGAGTGTGAGGAGGAGGAGGGGCGCGGCCTCACGATCCGCTGTGCGGGCGGCGGGCTCGACGTTACCTCGGCTCCGCGGCTCGACTGCGGGAACAGCGGGACGACGGCGCGCCTCCTCGCCGGGATCCTGGCGGGTTCCGGCGTCGCGGCCGTCCTGGATGGCGATCCATCGCTTCGCAGCCGTCCCATGCGCCGCGTCATCTATCCGCTGCAGGCCATGGGGGCACGGGTCGAGTACGACGGGGAGCCGGAGCGCCTTCCCGTGCGGTTTCGAGGGCGAGCCACGGGGACGTTGAGGACGCTGCGCCACCGCGGCCGGGTCGCCAGCGCCCAGGTCAAGTCGGCCATCCTTCTCGCCGGCGTGCTGGCCCGCGTCCGGGTCGAGGTCAGCGAGCCCGCCCTCTCCCGGGACCACACCGAGCGCATGCTGGCCGGGATGGGGGTGCCGCTCGCATTCGACGCCGGGCGGACCGGGGCGGGGGAGGTGCGCTTCGATCCATCGGATTGGGAGGGTGCGCTCGAGGGTCTCCGCATGACCGTTCCCGGCGATCCGTCCTCGGCGGCCTTCCTCATCGGGGCGGCGCTCCTCGGCGGCCGCACGGTGAGGGTGGCGGACGTGGCGGCCAACCCCGGCCGCATCGGATTTCTTTCCGTGCTCGAAGAGATGGGGGCCGGCGTCGACCGGGACCCCGCACCGACGGAGGGCGGGGAACCGCGGGAGGCGTGGACCGTGCATCCCCCCGACGACCTGCGGGCGTTCTCGATCGGCGGCGACCTGATCCCGCGCGTGATCGACGAGATTCCGCTCCTCGCCGTCCTCGCCGCCCGAGCGCGGGGCCGTTCGGAAATTCGCGACGCCGCCGAGTTGCGCGTGAAGGAGAGCGACCGCCTCGCCGTCCTGGCCCGGACGCTCGGGAAACTCGGCGTCGTCGTGGAGGAAAGGCCGGACGGCCTCACGATCCAGGGCCGTGCCGGGCGGCTGCGCGGCGATGTCGACGCGCACGGCGACCACCGGATCGCCATGGCGTTCGGGGTTCTCGACGCGGCGGGAGACGCCGACCTGCGGATCGACGACCAGGCGTGCGCGGACGTCTCGTATCCGGATTTCTGGGACGCCCTGGAGCCTTTCCGTCGCGGTTCACGCGGAGGGTCTCTTCCGCGAACGGGACGGGTGATCGCGGTGGACGGCCCCGCCGCTTCCGGCAAGAGCAGTACGGCGCGGAGCGTGGCCCGACGACTCGGCTTCGTGCATGTGAACTCCGGACTGCTCTACCGGGCGATCACCTGGTGGGCGCTCGACAGGGGCATCGCCGAAGACGAGCCGTCGATCGAGGCTGCGGTGCCCGGGCTCGACGTCGATCTCGTCCCCGCGGACGACGGGTTCGATGTATCCGTTGCGGGGACCCGGCCCGGCCGCGGTCTCGAATCGTCCGAGGTGACCGCGCGGGTGTCCGCCGTTTCCACGCTTCCGGCGGTTCGGGATGTCGTGCTGGAGCGGCTGCGCCGGGCGGGCCGCCGCCACGAGATCGTCTGCGAGGGACGCGACATCGGCACCGCCGTCTTCCCCGACGCGGAGCTAAAGGTCTTCCTCGTGGCGGACGTCGGCGAGAGAGCCCGCCGTCGACTGCGCCAGCGCGCCGCTCCCTTCACGGAGGACGACCTCGAGCGCGAGGTCCGGCGGATCGACGCGCGCGACCGGCTGGATCGATCGCGTCCCCTGTCCCCGCTCCGGCGAGCGCCCGACGCGATCGAGATCGACACGACCTCCATGTCCCCGGGCCGCGTCGTGGACGCGATCCTCGAGCTTGCGGCCTCCGCTTTCCGTTGA
- a CDS encoding 30S ribosomal protein S1, protein MPDDTNPQTEVPETEVPETDIPETTDASTEIDDAAQEEVEVAVATPPAAFEPSAIDLDLDADPRDDSQHDQAEYAELYALYEDTLSRITEGEIVSAQVIGKTETDIILDVGFKSEGAVPLEEFADPDEVEMGDSVDVLLESLEDEEGVVVLSKKKADFLRVWEKIKDAFDNNRPVQGRIKRKIKGGVTVDLMGVDAFLPGSQIALRRVPNVDDLLGDEYDFKILKLNKRRRNIVVSRRVLLEEERAGKREELKKELSVGDVRPGIVKNITDFGAFIDLGGMDGLLHITDMSWGRIGHPSEVCEIGQSLEIKILDIDWDRERISLGLKQLQEYPWKNVAEKYPVGTRVLGRVVSITNYGAFVELERGIEGLVHISEMSWTRNVRHPSQLVGINDKVECVVLRVDEEAQKISLGMKQVEEDPWLALPAQYPPGTKIRGLVRNLTSFGAFVEVEAGIDGLVHISDMSWTRRVQHPAEVLRKGEEVDVVVLSIDPDQKRISLGLKQVQEDPWYQLAQAYQPGREVAGSITRLLEKGVVVDLGSDLEGFVPISQLGVEAPVTEPADHFDEGHRLELRVLETDPINRRIVLAVVDAPDVPYAAEEVEYENMAASKSGSAADDTDEGEQSDSGGEAGE, encoded by the coding sequence ATGCCCGACGACACGAACCCTCAGACCGAAGTCCCCGAGACCGAAGTCCCCGAGACGGACATCCCCGAGACCACGGACGCGTCGACGGAAATCGACGACGCCGCTCAGGAAGAGGTGGAGGTGGCCGTCGCGACGCCGCCGGCCGCTTTCGAGCCCAGTGCCATCGATCTGGATCTCGATGCGGATCCCCGGGATGACTCCCAGCACGATCAGGCCGAGTACGCCGAACTCTACGCGCTCTACGAAGACACCCTCAGTCGCATCACCGAAGGTGAGATCGTCTCCGCGCAGGTCATCGGAAAGACGGAGACGGACATCATCCTGGATGTCGGCTTCAAGTCCGAAGGAGCCGTCCCGCTCGAAGAGTTCGCGGATCCGGACGAAGTTGAGATGGGCGATTCCGTCGATGTCCTCCTCGAGAGCCTCGAGGATGAGGAAGGCGTCGTCGTCCTCTCGAAGAAGAAGGCGGATTTCCTCCGCGTCTGGGAGAAGATCAAGGACGCCTTCGACAACAACCGTCCCGTGCAGGGGCGCATCAAGCGGAAGATCAAGGGTGGCGTGACGGTCGATCTCATGGGGGTCGACGCGTTCCTGCCCGGATCCCAGATCGCGCTTCGCCGCGTACCCAACGTCGACGACCTTCTGGGCGACGAATACGACTTCAAGATCCTCAAGCTCAACAAGCGCCGCCGGAACATCGTGGTGAGCCGTCGCGTCCTTCTCGAAGAGGAGCGGGCAGGGAAGCGAGAGGAACTCAAGAAGGAGCTGTCCGTGGGCGACGTGCGCCCCGGCATCGTCAAGAACATCACGGACTTCGGCGCTTTCATCGACCTCGGCGGGATGGACGGCCTCCTCCACATCACCGACATGTCCTGGGGGCGCATCGGCCATCCGTCGGAAGTCTGCGAGATCGGCCAGTCGCTCGAGATCAAGATCCTCGACATCGACTGGGACCGGGAGAGGATCTCGCTCGGCCTCAAGCAGCTTCAGGAGTACCCCTGGAAGAACGTGGCCGAGAAGTATCCGGTCGGGACGCGCGTGCTGGGCCGGGTCGTCTCGATTACGAACTACGGCGCCTTCGTCGAACTCGAGCGCGGGATCGAGGGTCTCGTCCACATCTCCGAGATGTCTTGGACCCGCAACGTCCGCCATCCCTCCCAGCTCGTCGGCATCAACGACAAGGTCGAATGCGTCGTGCTGCGCGTCGATGAGGAGGCACAGAAGATCTCGCTCGGGATGAAGCAGGTGGAGGAGGACCCGTGGTTGGCGCTGCCGGCGCAGTACCCGCCGGGGACGAAGATCCGCGGGCTGGTCCGCAACCTCACGTCCTTCGGCGCCTTCGTGGAGGTCGAGGCGGGAATCGACGGCCTCGTCCATATCTCCGACATGAGCTGGACGCGGCGGGTGCAGCATCCGGCCGAGGTGCTCCGGAAGGGGGAGGAGGTCGATGTCGTCGTGCTCTCGATCGATCCCGACCAGAAGCGGATCTCCCTCGGTTTGAAGCAGGTGCAGGAAGATCCCTGGTATCAGCTTGCGCAGGCGTACCAGCCGGGACGGGAAGTGGCGGGCTCGATCACGCGTCTGCTCGAGAAGGGCGTCGTCGTGGACCTCGGGAGCGATCTCGAAGGATTCGTGCCGATCTCGCAACTCGGGGTGGAGGCGCCGGTCACCGAGCCCGCCGACCACTTTGACGAGGGACATCGGCTGGAACTGCGCGTACTCGAGACGGATCCCATCAACCGTCGCATCGTTCTTGCCGTCGTGGACGCACCCGATGTCCCGTACGCCGCCGAAGAGGTAGAGTACGAGAACATGGCGGCGTCGAAGTCGGGCTCCGCGGCGGATGACACGGACGAGGGGGAGCAGTCCGATTCCGGTGGTGAGGCAGGGGAGTAG